The DNA sequence AGCGTATGGCAAGGGCGGCCAGCGCGCCATGAAACTCGGCCAGTTGCATCATCTCGCTCGGCTCTATTGGTACACGGTCGAATTTGGACTGATACGCGAACCGCAAGGCTTGCGCATCTATGGGGCAGGCATTCTGTCGAGCCCGCGCGAGACAGTTTTCGCACTGGAAGATGACAGTCCGAACCGGATTGCCTTCGACCTGCAGCGCATCATGCGCACCAGCTACATCATCGACGATTTCCAGCAGACCTATTTCGTGATCGACAGTTTCGATGCGTTGCTGGAGGCCTGTTACCAGGATTTTGGCGATGTGTATGGAAAGGTGAAGTTCCAAGCCGACATAGACGCCCACGAGACCGTGCCGGAGGACAAATTGATCCATCGGGGCACGCTGGACTATTTCCGGGACAAGGTGGGAGTCTAGCCGACGCTGAGCGCGAGCACCCGGCTGATCTGCGAATATGGCAATCCGCTTTCCGTGTGCCAGTGATTGAAGGCGTGCTGGACCGACTTCAACGCTCTTGCTGTTGATGCCTCCGCTGAGTCCAGCACACGTTCGCGCACAAGCGCCGCACAGACGTCACGGGATGTGATCCAGGCGTCCCAGCCCGCAAACCGAAGAAAGTACTGTCCGGTTGCGCCGCCGAGGCGTGATCCCTTGCGACGCAGCAGAGCAAGCAGGCCGGTCTGGTCGTCGGCGGGCCAGGACGCGAGAAACGCGCCGAAACTGCCATGTTCCCTGGCGGTGTCGGCCACGAATTTGGCATTCTCCAGCGTGGCCCGGATTTTCTGGCCATTGCGCACGATCCGTGTATCGGAAACCAGACGGTCCATCAGGTCTTCTGCAAAAAAGGAGAGCCGAGCTGGATCGAACCCTTCAAAGGCCGCTTCGAAACCATCCCATTTTGCGTCGATGACTTTCCAGTTGAAGCCCGCATTGAACACGCAGCGGGTCATGGTCGCGAGCAGCCGGTCATCGGGCACGGTTTCGAGCCTGTCCACGAGATGTGTGTTGCGGGACAGGTCCAGCACCGTCGCGCGGTCGCCATGATGGTGCGCCGCCAGATCGATGATGCGGTCAAATGGGGTCATGGAGCCTCCTGCCAGGCACATTGTCCC is a window from the Hyphomonas sp. genome containing:
- a CDS encoding DNA-3-methyladenine glycosylase I; this translates as MTPFDRIIDLAAHHHGDRATVLDLSRNTHLVDRLETVPDDRLLATMTRCVFNAGFNWKVIDAKWDGFEAAFEGFDPARLSFFAEDLMDRLVSDTRIVRNGQKIRATLENAKFVADTAREHGSFGAFLASWPADDQTGLLALLRRKGSRLGGATGQYFLRFAGWDAWITSRDVCAALVRERVLDSAEASTARALKSVQHAFNHWHTESGLPYSQISRVLALSVG